Proteins from one Procambarus clarkii isolate CNS0578487 chromosome 8, FALCON_Pclarkii_2.0, whole genome shotgun sequence genomic window:
- the LOC138360056 gene encoding uncharacterized PPE family protein PPE62-like, which yields MADITLVSEKVGNLTDTIQTSSLCPGVIKLPQTPRFHSGIRETNGLDSGTRENGSLGSGTRENGSPGSGTRANGSLGSGIRENASLGSSTRKNGSLGSGTIENGSLGSGTRENGSLGSGIRVNGSPGSGTRENGSYVSGTRENGSLHSGTRENVSLGSGIRENGSPGSGIRENGSLGSGVRENGSPGSGIKENGYLGSGIKENGCLGSGIKENGCLGSGIKENGCLGTGIKENGSLDSGIRGRLKFLQCLKPE from the exons ATGGCAG ACATAACTCTGGTATCAGAAAAAGTGGGAAACTTGACAGACACCATACAGACTAGCAGTCTTTGCCCTGGTGTAATAAAGTTGCCACAGACTCCCAGATTTCACTCTGGTATCAGAGAGACTAACGGTCTTGACTCTGGTACCAGAGAGAATGGTAGCCTTGGCTCTGGTACCAGAGAGAATGGTAGCCCTGGCTCTGGTACCAGAGCGAATGGTAGCCTTGGTTCTGGTATCAGAGAGAATGCTAGCCTTGGTTCTAGTACTAGAAAGAATGGTAGCCTTGGCTCTGGAACCATAGAGAATGGTAGCCTTGGCTCTGGTACCAGAGAGAACGGTAGCCTTGGCTCTGGTATCAGAGTGAATGGTAGCCCTGGTTCTGGTACTAGAGAGAATGGTAGCTATGTCTCTGGTACCAGAGAGAATGGAAGCCTTCACTCTGGTACCAGAGAGAATGTTAGCCTTGGCTCTGGTATCAGAGAGAATGGTAGCCCTGGTTCTGGTATCAGAGAGAATGGTAGCCTTGGCTCTGGTGTCAGAGAGAATGGTAGCCCTGGCTCTGGTATCAAAGAGAATGGTTACCTTGGCTCTGGTATCAAAGAGAATGGTTGCCTTGGCTCTGGTATTAAAGAGAATGGTTGCCTTGGCTCTGGTATCAAAGAGAATGGTTGCCTTGGCACTGGTATCAAAGAGAATGGTAGCCTTGACTCTGGTATCAGGGGGAGACTGAAGTTCTTGCAATGTCTTAAACCAGAGTGA